The DNA sequence TCGCGCTCGAGAACCATGTCGGGCAGCTCAACGCGGGCCTGTTCGACGCGCTGCACGACACGCTCGGCATGCACCCGGACCTGACCAGCTCGGTGTGGGAGCCGTCCGACGGCGATGACGAGCACGCCCACGAGCTGGTCGAGGCCGCCGAGGAGGCCGAGGTCTTCTACCTCGGGTTCGTCGTGGCGGCGCCGCATGAGGGCGCCGCCATGACGCTCGACGGCATGATCGACCTGCTCGACGAGGTCGGCGACGAGGCGACCAACCGCTTCGCCGACGGCGGGTACGACGTCGTGGAGTGGGCCGCCTCGCGCGGCGCCGCCCCGGGGTTCGGCGAGGACGACGACGAGGAGGCCGAATGACGCCGGCCGTCCGCATCGTGCGCGGCCAGCCCGACGAGGTCGAGGTCGCCGCGCTGGTGGCGGGGCTCGCCGCCGTCGCCGCGGCCGACGGGCTGCCCGACGACGCCCAGCCGATCGCGGAGTGGACCAACCGCGCGCGCACCGTGCGCGGCACGGGCGCCGGAGCGACCGCGCGCACGTTCGGGGGCCGTTCGGGCCGCCATCACGCCGACGCCTGGCGCTGGAGCCTGCGCAGCTGACGCCCGCGGCGCCCGACGGCGCGCGACGCGGCGTGCGCGCGCGGCGAGCCCCGCCACGACGTCGTCGGGGGCGCTGGGTAGGCTCGCGCTCGTGACCTCGGCTTCCCCCTCGCCCACTCCCGCCCCGCGCCCCCGGACCGCGATCGACGACGTCGCCGACGCCTACGTCGCCCAGGTCGCGCGCCTCGACCCGCTGACCGCGACCGCCGCGGGCCTGCCGGGCCACGACGACCGCATGACCGACCTGTCCCCGGCCGGCCACGACGCCCAGGCCGACCTCGACCGCGCGACGCTGCGCTCGCTCGAGACGCTCGAGCCCGCCGACGACGTCGACCGCGTCACGCTCGCCGCGATGCGCGAGCGTCTGGGCCTGGCGCTCGAGCTGCACGAGGCGGGCGAGCCGCTGGCCCAGCTCAACAACATCGCCTCGCCCGTGCAGGGCCTGCGCGACATCTTCGACGTCATGCCCACGGGCACGGATGAGGCATGGGAGAACATCGCCGCGCGCCTGAACCTGCTGCCCGGCGCCGTCGACGGCTACGTCGCCTCACTGCGCGAGGCCGCCCGGCGCGGCAATGTCGCGGCCATCCGACAGGTGCGCGAGGGCGTCGCGCAGGCGCGCACGCTCGCGGGCGCCGACTCGTTCTTCACCGCGTTCGTCCAGGGCCCAGAGGCCGCGGCCGCGCTCGACGGCTCGGCCTCCGCCTCGCTCGTGCGCAAGGACCTCGAGCGCGGGGCCACCGCGGCGCGCGAGGCGTACGGGCGCCTGGCCGCGTTCCTCGAGGACGAGCTGGCCGCGCAGGCGCCGGCGGCCGACGCCGTCGGGCGCGAGCGCTACGGGCTGTTCTCACGCCAGTTCCTCGGCGCCACGGTCGACCTCGACGAGACCTACGCGTGGGGCCTGGACGAGCTGGCCCGCATCGTGGCCGAGCAGACCGCCGTCGCCCAGGAGATCGCCGGGCCCGGCGCGAGCGTGCAGGACGCGGTCGCCGCGCTCGAGGCCGACCCGCGCTACCAGCTCCACGGCACCGACGCGCTGCGCGCCTGGATGCAGGAGACCGCCGACCGCGCGATCGCCGACCTCGACGGCGTGCACTTCGACATCTCGGGCCCGGTGCGCACCATCGAGTGCCTCATCGCCCCCACCCAGACCGGCGGCATCTACTACACCCCGCCCAGCGACGACTTCTCACGCCCCGGGCGCATGTGGTGGTCCGTGCCGCCGGGCGTGACCGAGTTCGGCACGTGGCGCGAGAAGACGACCGTGTTCCACGAGGGCGTGCCGGGCCACCACCTGCAGTGCGCGCAGGCCGTCGTCGCGCGCGACACGCTCAACTCGTGGCGCCGCCTGCTGTGCTGGGTCTCGGGCCACGGCGAGGGCTGGGCGCTGTACGCCGAGAAGCTCATGGACGACCTCGGATACCTCGACGACCCGGGCGACCGGCTCGGCATGCTCGACGCGCAGCGCATGCGCGCCGCGCGCGTCGTCTTCGACATCGGCGTGCACCTGGGCCTCCAGGCGCCGCAGCAGTGGGGCGGCGGGCGCTGGGACGCCGAGAAGGCGTGGCCGTTCCTGGCGGCCAACGTCAACATGAACGAGGGCTTTGTGCGCTTCGAGTACAACCGCTACCTCGGCTGGCCCGGACAGGCGCCGTCGTACAAGGTCGGCCAGCGTCTGTGGGAGCAGGCGCGTGACGAGGCGCGCGCCGCGGCGGGCGAGGCGTGGGACGCCAAGGCGTTCCACGCCCGCGCGCTCTCGCTCGGCTCGGTGGGCCTCGACGTGCTGCGCTCCGCGCTGGCCTGACGGCTAGGGTTCGGCTGTGCCCCACGTCCACGTCATCCTCGCCTCCGCCTCCCCCGCCAGGCTGAGCACGCTGCGCTCCGCGGGCGTGCGGCCCACCGTCGTCGTCTCGTCGGTCGACGAGGACGCGGTGCTCGCCGCCGCGCGCGAGCGCTTCGGCGACCTGGAGCCCGCCGACGCGGTGCTGGTGCTGGCCCAGGCCAAGGCCGAGGACGTCGCCCACCGCGTCGAGGACGAGGAGGCGAGCGCCGACATGCTCGGCGTGCAGGTCGCCGACGCCGTCGTCGTCGGCTGCGACTCGATGTTGGAGCTCGACGGCGAGGCGCTCGGCAAGCCCGCCGACGCCGACGACGCCGTCGCGCGCTGGCAGGCCATGCGCGGGCGCTCGGCCGTGCTGCACACGGGCCACTGGCTGGTCGACCTGCGCGACGCCGAGCGCGGCGGCAGCGGGGCGACGCTGGGGGCGACCTCCTCGACCACGGTGAGCTTCGCCGACATCGACGACGATGAGATCGCCGCGTACGTCGCCACGGGCGAGCCGCTGCAGGTGGCCGGGGCGTTCACGATCGACGGGATCGGCGGGCCGTACGTCGAGCGCGTCGAGGGCGACCACCACGGCGTTGTCGGGCTCTCGCTGCCGCTGCTGCGCGAGCTGCTCGGCGAGGTCGGTGTGCCGTTCCGCGCGGTGCGCTCGTGACCACCGTCTGACAGGGCGTTTGGCGGAATCCTCCAAACGCCCTGCGGGGCCGTTGGCGCGTTTCGGCCCGGTCGCCCGGGTGGTCGCCGCGCTACGGTGAGCCGTGCCCATCACCAAGGTCCTCATCGCCAACCGCGGCGAGATCGCCGTCCGGGTCGCGCGCGCGTGCGCAGACGCGGGCCTCGCGTCGGTCGCGGTCTACGCCGATCCCGACCGTCAGGCGCTGCACGTGCGCCTCGCCGACGAGGCGTTCGCGCTCGGCGGCTCGCGGGCGCAGGAGACCTACCTCGACGCCGACAAGCTGCTCGACGTCGCCAAGCGCTCGGGCGCCGACGCCGTGCACCCCGGCTACGGGTTCCTGTCGGAGAACGCGGCGTTCGCGCAGGCGGTCATCGACGCCGGCCTGGTGTGGGTCGGCCCGCCGCCCGCCGCGATCGAGACGCTGGGCGACAAGGTCAGCGCGCGGCACGTCGCGCTGCGCGCGGGGGCGCCGCTGGTCCCCGGCACGCCCGACCCGGTCGAGTCGTCCGCGCAGGTGCGCGAGTTCGCGGCCGAGCACGGGCTGCCCATCGCCATCAAGGCCGCGTTCGGCGGCGGCGGGCGCGGGCTGAAGGTCGCGCGCACGATGGAGGAGATCGACGAGCTCTACGAGTCCGCGGTGCGCGAGGCCCTGGCGGCGTTCGGCCGCGGCGAGTGCTTCGTCGAGCGGTACCTCGACCGCCCGCGCCACGTCGAGACGCAGTGCCTCGCCGACGCGTACGGCGCCGTCGTCGTCGTCTCGACCCGCGACTGCTCGCTCCAACGCCGCCACCAGAAGCTGGTCGAGGAGGCGCCCGCGCCGTTCCTGACCCCCGCCCAGGAGGCCGAGCTCGACCGCGCGTCCAAGGCGATCCTGCGTGAGGCCGGGTACGTGGGCGCGGGCACGTGCGAGTTCCTGGTGGGCGCCGACGGCGCCATCTCGTTCCTGGAGGTCAACACCCGCCTCCAGGTCGAGCATCCGGTCACCGAGGAGGTCACCGGCATCGACCTGGTGCGCGAGCAGTTGCGCATCGCCGACGGCGAGCCCCTGGGATACGAGTCCACCGCCGTGCGCGGCCACTCGATCGAGTTCCGCCTCAACGG is a window from the Xylanimonas ulmi genome containing:
- a CDS encoding acyl-CoA carboxylase epsilon subunit, with the protein product MTPAVRIVRGQPDEVEVAALVAGLAAVAAADGLPDDAQPIAEWTNRARTVRGTGAGATARTFGGRSGRHHADAWRWSLRS
- a CDS encoding DUF885 domain-containing protein yields the protein MTSASPSPTPAPRPRTAIDDVADAYVAQVARLDPLTATAAGLPGHDDRMTDLSPAGHDAQADLDRATLRSLETLEPADDVDRVTLAAMRERLGLALELHEAGEPLAQLNNIASPVQGLRDIFDVMPTGTDEAWENIAARLNLLPGAVDGYVASLREAARRGNVAAIRQVREGVAQARTLAGADSFFTAFVQGPEAAAALDGSASASLVRKDLERGATAAREAYGRLAAFLEDELAAQAPAADAVGRERYGLFSRQFLGATVDLDETYAWGLDELARIVAEQTAVAQEIAGPGASVQDAVAALEADPRYQLHGTDALRAWMQETADRAIADLDGVHFDISGPVRTIECLIAPTQTGGIYYTPPSDDFSRPGRMWWSVPPGVTEFGTWREKTTVFHEGVPGHHLQCAQAVVARDTLNSWRRLLCWVSGHGEGWALYAEKLMDDLGYLDDPGDRLGMLDAQRMRAARVVFDIGVHLGLQAPQQWGGGRWDAEKAWPFLAANVNMNEGFVRFEYNRYLGWPGQAPSYKVGQRLWEQARDEARAAAGEAWDAKAFHARALSLGSVGLDVLRSALA
- a CDS encoding Maf family protein, whose product is MPHVHVILASASPARLSTLRSAGVRPTVVVSSVDEDAVLAAARERFGDLEPADAVLVLAQAKAEDVAHRVEDEEASADMLGVQVADAVVVGCDSMLELDGEALGKPADADDAVARWQAMRGRSAVLHTGHWLVDLRDAERGGSGATLGATSSTTVSFADIDDDEIAAYVATGEPLQVAGAFTIDGIGGPYVERVEGDHHGVVGLSLPLLRELLGEVGVPFRAVRS
- a CDS encoding biotin carboxylase N-terminal domain-containing protein, whose product is MPITKVLIANRGEIAVRVARACADAGLASVAVYADPDRQALHVRLADEAFALGGSRAQETYLDADKLLDVAKRSGADAVHPGYGFLSENAAFAQAVIDAGLVWVGPPPAAIETLGDKVSARHVALRAGAPLVPGTPDPVESSAQVREFAAEHGLPIAIKAAFGGGGRGLKVARTMEEIDELYESAVREALAAFGRGECFVERYLDRPRHVETQCLADAYGAVVVVSTRDCSLQRRHQKLVEEAPAPFLTPAQEAELDRASKAILREAGYVGAGTCEFLVGADGAISFLEVNTRLQVEHPVTEEVTGIDLVREQLRIADGEPLGYESTAVRGHSIEFRLNGEDPAAGFLPAPGRITRLRWPSGPGVRVDTGVIEGDAISGAFDSMIAKVIITGATREQAVQRARRALRELEVEGIPTVAPFHRAVLDADDFAPPAGEPFRVHTRWIETDFADALAALAPATPAPTEPEDEELQPQAERVVVEVGGRRLEVVLPAGLGVAAGRARTANSRGAAARRPAGRRNGASRGGASGTTLTSPMQGTIVKVAVAEGAQVAEGDLIVVLEAMKMEQPLLAHRAGTVHSLTATPGAGVTAGAAICDIT